A region of Arabidopsis thaliana chromosome 5, partial sequence DNA encodes the following proteins:
- a CDS encoding ER membrane protein complex subunit-like protein (CONTAINS InterPro DOMAIN/s: Uncharacterised conserved protein UCP017207, transmembrane protein 85 (InterPro:IPR016687), Protein of unknown function DUF1077 (InterPro:IPR009445); Has 30201 Blast hits to 17322 proteins in 780 species: Archae - 12; Bacteria - 1396; Metazoa - 17338; Fungi - 3422; Plants - 5037; Viruses - 0; Other Eukaryotes - 2996 (source: NCBI BLink).), protein MDKGKAVMGTGRRWAVEFSDQSTVPSSRDILDPPGFSRASQEQDDSANSRQKKDAEATWKLQKAWEVAQSPFKNLMMMGFMMWMAGNTVHLFSIGITFSALWQPISALQSVGKIFEPFKDNKVELLMPKLVFLALNLGGLALGVWKLNTLGLLPTHASDWVSSLPPPQEVEHSGGGFVFH, encoded by the exons atggACAAAGGCAAAGCAGTGATGGGTACTGGTCGGAGATGGGCCGTCGAATTCTCCGATCAATCTACTGTTCCATCTTCCCGTGACATCCTCGATCCACCTGGCTTCTCTCGTGCCTCTCAGGAACAG GATGATTCAGCAAACAGCCGCCAAAAGAAAGACGCTGAAGCTACTTGGAAACTTCAG AAAGCGTGGGAAGTAGCGCAATCTCCAtttaagaatttgatgatgatgggttTCATGATGTGGATGGCTGGAAACACAGTTCATCTTTTTAGTATTGGTATTACTTTCTCTGCTCTTTGGCAGCCTATCAGTGCTCTTCAGAGTGTTGGAAAGA TTTTTGAGCCATTCAAGGATAACAAAGTGGAACTACTTATGCCGAAATTAGTGTTCCTTGCCCTAAACCTTGGAGGGCTAGCTTTGGGTGTCTGGAAg CTTAACACTTTGGGGCTTCTTCCAACACATGCATCAGATTGGGTTTCATCTCTACCCCCTCCTCAG GAAGTTGAACACTCGGGCGGAGGATTTGTTTTCCACTGA
- a CDS encoding ER membrane protein complex subunit-like protein (FUNCTIONS IN: molecular_function unknown; INVOLVED IN: biological_process unknown; LOCATED IN: cellular_component unknown; EXPRESSED IN: 22 plant structures; EXPRESSED DURING: 14 growth stages; CONTAINS InterPro DOMAIN/s: Uncharacterised conserved protein UCP017207, transmembrane protein 85 (InterPro:IPR016687), Protein of unknown function DUF1077 (InterPro:IPR009445); Has 395 Blast hits to 395 proteins in 185 species: Archae - 0; Bacteria - 0; Metazoa - 139; Fungi - 122; Plants - 51; Viruses - 0; Other Eukaryotes - 83 (source: NCBI BLink).) — MDKGKAVMGTGRRWAVEFSDQSTVPSSRDILDPPGFSRASQEQDDSANSRQKKDAEATWKLQKAWEVAQSPFKNLMMMGFMMWMAGNTVHLFSIGITFSALWQPISALQSVGKIFEPFKDNKVELLMPKLVFLALNLGGLALGVWKLNTLGLLPTHASDWVSSLPPPQLNTRAEDLFSTDESASLVF, encoded by the exons atggACAAAGGCAAAGCAGTGATGGGTACTGGTCGGAGATGGGCCGTCGAATTCTCCGATCAATCTACTGTTCCATCTTCCCGTGACATCCTCGATCCACCTGGCTTCTCTCGTGCCTCTCAGGAACAG GATGATTCAGCAAACAGCCGCCAAAAGAAAGACGCTGAAGCTACTTGGAAACTTCAG AAAGCGTGGGAAGTAGCGCAATCTCCAtttaagaatttgatgatgatgggttTCATGATGTGGATGGCTGGAAACACAGTTCATCTTTTTAGTATTGGTATTACTTTCTCTGCTCTTTGGCAGCCTATCAGTGCTCTTCAGAGTGTTGGAAAGA TTTTTGAGCCATTCAAGGATAACAAAGTGGAACTACTTATGCCGAAATTAGTGTTCCTTGCCCTAAACCTTGGAGGGCTAGCTTTGGGTGTCTGGAAg CTTAACACTTTGGGGCTTCTTCCAACACATGCATCAGATTGGGTTTCATCTCTACCCCCTCCTCAG TTGAACACTCGGGCGGAGGATTTGTTTTCCACTGATGAATCAGCGTctcttgtattttaa
- the UBP22 gene encoding ubiquitin-specific protease 22 (ubiquitin-specific protease 22 (UBP22); FUNCTIONS IN: ubiquitin-specific protease activity, ubiquitin thiolesterase activity, zinc ion binding; INVOLVED IN: ubiquitin-dependent protein catabolic process; EXPRESSED IN: 24 plant structures; EXPRESSED DURING: 15 growth stages; CONTAINS InterPro DOMAIN/s: Zinc finger, UBP-type (InterPro:IPR001607), Peptidase C19, ubiquitin carboxyl-terminal hydrolase 2, conserved site (InterPro:IPR018200), Peptidase C19, ubiquitin carboxyl-terminal hydrolase 2 (InterPro:IPR001394); BEST Arabidopsis thaliana protein match is: ubiquitin-specific protease 23 (TAIR:AT5G57990.1); Has 30201 Blast hits to 17322 proteins in 780 species: Archae - 12; Bacteria - 1396; Metazoa - 17338; Fungi - 3422; Plants - 5037; Viruses - 0; Other Eukaryotes - 2996 (source: NCBI BLink).) yields MSARISFLKNPDPCNHLSDYKLRYGTDGYKSFNNLFRCFNDARIKIKLQGIDIPRCSYCSVYQKRLYICLICRSISCSSHILLHTQLNKGHDIAIDVERSELYCCACIDQVYDSEFDEVVVSKQLFGLGMSVKSGADVVAVRSNKKRRLDSQLIIGSNFLVSPRDRREKWTFPLGLRGLNNLGSTCFMNAVLQALVHAPPLRNFWLSGQHNRDLCPRRTMGLLCLPCDLDVIFSAMFSGDRTPYSPAHLLYSWWQHSTNLATYEQQDSHEFFISLLDRIHENEGKSKCLYQDNEECQCITHKAFSGLLRSDVTCTTCGSTSTTYDPFIDISLTLDSMNGFSPADCRKNRYSGGPSVNAIMPTLSGCLDFFTRSEKLGPDQKLNCQSCGEKRESSKQMSIRRLPLLLCLHVKRFEHSLTRKTSRKIDSYLQYPFRLNMSPYLSSSIIGKRFGNRIFAFDGEGEYDSSSSSSPSAEFEIFAVVTHKGMLESGHYVTYLRLKGLWYRCDDAWINEVEEEVVRGCECYMLFYAQETVIQKAHKELSYQVISMADAFPFADC; encoded by the exons atgtcCGCGAGGATTTCATTTCTGAAAAATCCCGATCCGTGCAATCACTTATCTGATTATAAGCTTAGATATGGTACTGATGGTTACAAATCTTTCAATAACTTGTTCAGATGCTTCAACGATGCAAGGATTAAGATCAAACTTCAAGGAATCGACATACCCAGATGCAGTTATTGTTCTGTTTATCAAAAGAGACTCTACATCTGTTTGATCTGTCGTTCCATTTCTTGTTCAAGTCATATCCTTTTGCATACCCAGTTGAATAAAGGCCATGATATCGCCATTGATGTCGAAAGATCTGAGCTTTATTGCTGTGCTTGCATCGATCAAGTGTATGATTCTGAGTTCGACGAGGTTGTTGTGTCTAAGCagctttttggtttgggtATGTCTGTTAAATCAGGGGCTGATGTTGTTGCGGTTAGATCGAACAAGAAGAGGAGATTGGACTCGCAATTGATCATAGGGTCGAATTTTTTGGTCTCACCTCGAGATCGAAGGGAGAAATGGACGTTTCCTTTGGGGTTGAGAGGTTTGAACAATCTGGGAAGCACTTGTTTTATGAATGCTGTGTTGCAAGCACTTGTTCATGCTCCTCCTTTGAGAAACTTTTGGTTGAGTGGTCAACATAATCGTGATCTTTGTCCTAGAAGAACAATGGGTTTGTTGTGTTTGCCTTGTGATCTTGATGTTATCTTCTCTGCTATGTTTTCTGGTGATCGGACTCCATATAGCCCTGCTCATTTGCTTTACAG TTGGTGGCAGCACTCAACGAATCTAGCTACATATGAGCAGCAAGATTCTCACGAGTTCTTCATTTCGCTATTGGACCGTATCCATGAGAACGAAGGGAAGTCGAAATGTTTGTATCAAG ATAATGAGGAGTGTCAGTGTATCACCCACAAGGCATTCTCTGGTCTTTTAAGATCAGATGTCACCTGTACAACATGTGGATCCACATCAACAACATATGACCCGTTTATCGACATTTCACTTACTTTAGATTCAATGAATGGATTCTCTCCCGCTGATTGCAGAAAGAACAGATACAGTGGTGGACCAAGTGTGAACGCAATCATGCCAACTCTCTCGGGTTGCTTAGATTTCTTCACACGGTCAGAGAAACTCGGTCCAGACCAGAAACTAAACTGCCAAAGCTgtggagaaaagagagaatcttcGAAACAAATGTCTATAAGAAgacttcctctgcttctttgcTTGCACGTAAAGCGTTTCGAACATTCTCTTACCCGTAAAACCTCGAGAAAAATTGATAGCTACTTGCAGTATCCGTTCCGCCTAAACATGTCTCCTTACCTCTCTTCCTCCATCATCGGAAAGCGGTTTGGGAACAGAATATTTGCCTTTGATGGAGAAGGTGAGTATGACAgttcgtcatcatcatctccatcagcGGAGTTTGAGATATTTGCGGTTGTGACACACAAGGGGATGTTGGAATCAGGTCACTATGTGACGTATCTGAGGCTTAAAGGGTTGTGGTATAGATGTGATGATGCATGGATCAatgaggttgaagaagaagtggtgAGAGGATGTGAGTGTTACATGTTGTTCTATGCACAAGAGACAGTGATTCAAAAAGCTCATAAGGAGTTGAGTTATCAAGTTATCTCCATGGCTGATGCATTTCCCTTTGCTGATTGCTGA
- the UBP22 gene encoding ubiquitin-specific protease 22, which yields MSVKSGADVVAVRSNKKRRLDSQLIIGSNFLVSPRDRREKWTFPLGLRGLNNLGSTCFMNAVLQALVHAPPLRNFWLSGQHNRDLCPRRTMGLLCLPCDLDVIFSAMFSGDRTPYSPAHLLYSWWQHSTNLATYEQQDSHEFFISLLDRIHENEGKSKCLYQDNEECQCITHKAFSGLLRSDVTCTTCGSTSTTYDPFIDISLTLDSMNGFSPADCRKNRYSGGPSVNAIMPTLSGCLDFFTRSEKLGPDQKLNCQSCGEKRESSKQMSIRRLPLLLCLHVKRFEHSLTRKTSRKIDSYLQYPFRLNMSPYLSSSIIGKRFGNRIFAFDGEGEYDSSSSSSPSAEFEIFAVVTHKGMLESGHYVTYLRLKGLWYRCDDAWINEVEEEVVRGCECYMLFYAQETVIQKAHKELSYQVISMADAFPFADC from the exons ATGTCTGTTAAATCAGGGGCTGATGTTGTTGCGGTTAGATCGAACAAGAAGAGGAGATTGGACTCGCAATTGATCATAGGGTCGAATTTTTTGGTCTCACCTCGAGATCGAAGGGAGAAATGGACGTTTCCTTTGGGGTTGAGAGGTTTGAACAATCTGGGAAGCACTTGTTTTATGAATGCTGTGTTGCAAGCACTTGTTCATGCTCCTCCTTTGAGAAACTTTTGGTTGAGTGGTCAACATAATCGTGATCTTTGTCCTAGAAGAACAATGGGTTTGTTGTGTTTGCCTTGTGATCTTGATGTTATCTTCTCTGCTATGTTTTCTGGTGATCGGACTCCATATAGCCCTGCTCATTTGCTTTACAG TTGGTGGCAGCACTCAACGAATCTAGCTACATATGAGCAGCAAGATTCTCACGAGTTCTTCATTTCGCTATTGGACCGTATCCATGAGAACGAAGGGAAGTCGAAATGTTTGTATCAAG ATAATGAGGAGTGTCAGTGTATCACCCACAAGGCATTCTCTGGTCTTTTAAGATCAGATGTCACCTGTACAACATGTGGATCCACATCAACAACATATGACCCGTTTATCGACATTTCACTTACTTTAGATTCAATGAATGGATTCTCTCCCGCTGATTGCAGAAAGAACAGATACAGTGGTGGACCAAGTGTGAACGCAATCATGCCAACTCTCTCGGGTTGCTTAGATTTCTTCACACGGTCAGAGAAACTCGGTCCAGACCAGAAACTAAACTGCCAAAGCTgtggagaaaagagagaatcttcGAAACAAATGTCTATAAGAAgacttcctctgcttctttgcTTGCACGTAAAGCGTTTCGAACATTCTCTTACCCGTAAAACCTCGAGAAAAATTGATAGCTACTTGCAGTATCCGTTCCGCCTAAACATGTCTCCTTACCTCTCTTCCTCCATCATCGGAAAGCGGTTTGGGAACAGAATATTTGCCTTTGATGGAGAAGGTGAGTATGACAgttcgtcatcatcatctccatcagcGGAGTTTGAGATATTTGCGGTTGTGACACACAAGGGGATGTTGGAATCAGGTCACTATGTGACGTATCTGAGGCTTAAAGGGTTGTGGTATAGATGTGATGATGCATGGATCAatgaggttgaagaagaagtggtgAGAGGATGTGAGTGTTACATGTTGTTCTATGCACAAGAGACAGTGATTCAAAAAGCTCATAAGGAGTTGAGTTATCAAGTTATCTCCATGGCTGATGCATTTCCCTTTGCTGATTGCTGA
- a CDS encoding RNA recognition motif (RRM)-containing protein (RNA recognition motif (RRM)-containing protein; FUNCTIONS IN: RNA binding, nucleotide binding, nucleic acid binding; INVOLVED IN: RNA processing; LOCATED IN: cellular_component unknown; EXPRESSED IN: embryo, sepal, pedicel, flower; EXPRESSED DURING: 4 anthesis, C globular stage, petal differentiation and expansion stage; CONTAINS InterPro DOMAIN/s: SWAP/Surp (InterPro:IPR000061), RNA polymerase II, large subunit, CTD (InterPro:IPR006569), RNA recognition motif, RNP-1 (InterPro:IPR000504), Nucleotide-binding, alpha-beta plait (InterPro:IPR012677), mRNA splicing factor, Cwf21 (InterPro:IPR013170), ENTH/VHS (InterPro:IPR008942); BEST Arabidopsis thaliana protein match is: RNA recognition motif (RRM)-containing protein (TAIR:AT5G25060.1); Has 30201 Blast hits to 17322 proteins in 780 species: Archae - 12; Bacteria - 1396; Metazoa - 17338; Fungi - 3422; Plants - 5037; Viruses - 0; Other Eukaryotes - 2996 (source: NCBI BLink).) gives MVKDEFFLDHPGRKHRSRNTEKKKKPRRRERRMKQLVCIKSPWNRFKGIMLQLRLLLEVTINPNDNKLKPDSQGEKSRDGDSISKKGSRYVPSFLPPPLASKGKGPENKRDEERSKEMEKGKTRNIDHFVEELKREQEIRERRNQDRENSRDHNSDNTSSSRFDELPDYFDPSGRLGSLDDGDPQTTNLYVVNLSSKVDENFLLRTFGRFGPIASVKIMWPRTEEEKRRERHCGFVAFMNRADGEAAKEKMQGIIVYEYELKIGWGKVVFLPSQALPAPPPGHMAIRSKEGCNLIFSVTSGPPMNSVPNQNSELVLTPNVPDITVISPEDEHLKQIIDTMALNVLDGGCAFEQAIMERGRGNPLFNFLFELGSKEHTYYVWRLYSFAQGDTLQRWRTEPYIMIAGSGRWIPPPLPATRSPEHGKESRGTYAAGKSRCTEAEQTLTDSQRDEFEDMLRALTLERSQIREAMGFALDNAEAAGEVVEVLTESLTLKETSIPTKVARLMLVSDIIHNSSARVKNASAYRTKFEATLPDIMESFNDLYHSVHGRITAEALRERVLKVLQVWADWFLFSDAYINGLRATFLRSRNFGVTSFHSICGDAPDIEKKGLIGNMNDADKINQDAALAMGEGAARQELMNRPISELERRCRHNGLSLLGGREMMVARLVCLKDAEKQRGYEVVDENAKYRQGHSTWEEVNIEPKRMKTSYDKVETEEPVDLASTIPIPQPELKAFVKKEKIDLILPTSRWAREDDETDDEQKKSYSSGSDNAGGITFKTDEEDLKADPSVRVQPENEIDVEQRQKLRHIEIALIEYRESLEEQGMKNSEEIERKVAIHRKRLEADGLSGNQRVLPEKREKREDSRDSSRKRNRSESQNRSQSPPQKSLTRERVRDHDLDKDRHRDRDRQQHDLDKDRKRRAKSSSRERDDHDRSRERDRDWRRRGMR, from the exons ATGGTGAAAGATGAGTTCTTTCTCGATCACCCTGGAAGAAAACACCGTTCCAGAaacacagagaagaagaagaagccaagaagaag AGAGCGGAGGATGAAACAGCTCGTCTGTATCAAGAGTCCGTGGAATCGTTTCAAGGGGATAATGCTGCAGCTAAGACTTTTGTTAGAGGTGACAATCAATCCCAATGATAATAAGCTCAAGCCTGATTCTCAAG GTGAAAAGTCCAGAGATGGGGATTCCATTTCAAAGAAGGGGAGTAG GTATGTTCCCTCCTTTCTCCCCCCACCATTGGCATCTAAGGGTAAAGGACCAGAGAATAAG AGGGATGAAGAGAGATCAAAGGAGATGGAAAAGGGAAAGACTCGAAACATAGATCATTTTGTGGAGGAGCTCAAGCGTGAAcaagaaataagagaaaggCGAAACCAGGATCGCGAGAATTCCCGTGACCATAATAGTGATAACACG TCATCTAGCCGCTTTGATGAGCTACCTGATTATTTTGATCCCAGTGGAAGGTTAGGGTCATTGGACGATGGTGACCCACAAACTACAAATCTATATGTTGTGAATCTTTCATCTAAG GTTgatgaaaattttcttctgCGGACTTTTGGAAGATTTGGGCCAATAGCTAGTGTTAAAATTATGTGGCCAAGAACAGAGGAGGAGAAAAGGCGAGAAAGGCATTGTGGCTTTGTTGCTTTCATGAATAGAGCCGACGGAGAAGctgcaaaagagaaaatgcAAG GGATCATTGTGTATGAGTATGAGCTGAAAATTGGATGGGGTAAAGTAGTTTTTCTGCCATCACAAGCACTACCAGCTCCACCTCCTGGGCATATGGCAATCCGGAGTAAGGAG GGCTgcaatttaattttttctgttaCATCGGGTCCACCAATGAATTCCgttccaaatcaaaattctgAGCTG GTTCTTACCCCAAATGTTCCGGATATCACTGTTATTTCTCCTGAGGACGAGCACCTCAAACAGATTATAGATACAATGGCCCTTAATGTACTGGACGGTGGATGCGCTTTTGAACAAGCTATTATGGAGAGGGGGCGTGGTAATCCACTTTTTAACTTCTTGTTTGAGCTGGGCTCGAAGGAGCATACCTACTATGTCTGGAGGCTCTATTCCTTTGCTCAG GGTGATACCCTTCAAAGGTGGAGAACAGAGCCGTATATCATGATAGCTGGAAGTGGAAG ATGGATTCCGCCACCGCTGCCTGCAACTAGGAGCCCAGAGCATGGAAAAGAGTCTAGAGGCACATACGCAGCAGGGAAAAGCAGG TGCACGGAAGCTGAGCAAACTCTAACCGATTCCCAAAGGGATGAATTTGAGGACATGTTGCGCGCTCTAACTTTAGAAAGGAGTCAAATCAGAGAAGCTATGGGGTTTGCTTTGGATAACGCAGAGGCAGCTGGTGAG GTTGTTGAAGTTCTGACTGAGTCGTTGACCCTGAAAGAGACATCAATTCCCACTAAAGTTGCAAGACTCATGCTTGTGTCTGACATTATTCATAATAGCAGCGCTCGGGTTAAAAATGCCTCTGCATACCGGACAAAATTCGAAGCAACATTACCTGATATAATGGAAAGCTTCAACGATCTATACCACAGCGTACATGGAAGGATTACCGCGGAGGCTCTTAGA GAACGAGTACTAAAAGTACTGCAGGTATGGGCAGACTGGTTTCTCTTCTCAGATGCATATATAAATGGGCTACGGGCCACATTTCTCCGGTCAAGAAACTTTGGTGTTACCTCGTTTCATTCTATCTGTGGTGATGCGCCTGATATAGAGAAGAAAGGTCTGATAGGCAATATGAACGATGCTGATAAGATCAATCAAGACGCTGCACTGGCAATGGGTGAAGGAGCTGCAAGGCAAGAGCTAATGAATCGACCAATTTCAGAGCTTGAAAGGCGCTGCAGACACAACGGTCTATCACTTTTAGGGGGTAGAGAGATGATGGTTGCTCGGCTGGTATGTCTGAAAGATGCAGAGAAACAACGTGGCTATGAAGTAGTAGATGAAAATGCAAAGTATCGACAGGGACATTCAACTTGGGAAGAAGTTAACATTGAGCCTAAGCGGATGAAAACCAGCTATGATAAAGTGGAAACTGAAGAGCCTGTGGATCTGGCCTCGACAATACCAATCCCACAGCCGGAGCTAAAAGCCTTTgtaaagaaggagaaaattgACCTCATTCTACCAACTTCCAGATGGGcgagagaagatgatgaaactgatgatgaacaaaaaaagagcTACTCCTCTGGTAGCGACAATGCTGGTGGAATAACTTTCAAGACCGATGAAGAGGATCTCAAAGCTGATCCAAGTGTTCGTGTCCAGCCTGAAAATGAAATCGACGTGGAGCAAAG ACAAAAGCTTAGACACATAGAGATTGCTTTGATAGAGTATCGAGAATCTCTTGAGGAACAAGGGATGAAAAACTCTGAggagatagaaagaaaagttgCTATCCACCGAAAGAGGCTTGAAGCTGATGGCTTATCAGGAAATC AGAGAGTATTGCCCGAGAAAAGGGAGAAGCGTGAAGATTCTAGAGATTCATCTAGAAAGAGAAACCGAAGTGAGAGCCAGAATCGAAGCCAGAGTCCACCACAGAAATCATTAACCAGAGAAAGGGTGAGAGATCATGACTTGGACAAAGACAGACACAGAGACAGAGATAGGCAACAACATGATTTGGACAAGGACCGAAAACGAAGAGCAAAGAGCTCAAGTCGCGAGAGAGACGATCATGATAGAAGCAGAGAGCGAGATAGAGATTGGCGCAGACGAGGCATGAGATGA